From the Methanoculleus caldifontis genome, the window TTTTGTTGCCGGCTGCTCTCCGGGCATCGGGCCCCGGCCGAGCCCTGCACCGACTCCGGCAGACGCAGTTGCCTCGCGCGAGAGGTCCGTGCACCGTCGGGGTGCCCTGCGCGGCTTGAGCATAATCCTTGAGATCCTGTGCGTCGAACCGGGCCCCGGCGTCGCTATCGCGGAGAGCAGCCGGGAAAAATAAGGGTATTCGGTAGTCCTGCCGCCGGGGCTAGCAGCACTGCTTGCCGCCGACGGCCTCTTCTCCCTCGAGGAGAAGCCTGCCGAAGAGCACGCGCTCGAGTGTCGAGGCGACGTACTTCATCCGCTGCGCCGCCTCCATATCCTCGTAGCGGTGAATGTCGGCGTAGACCTGCAGGCGGACGAGGCCGAACCGGAGACGGTCGAGGTCGTCGTCCTCGAGTTCCGAGGCATCGCGGTAGACGGGCTCGAGCAGGAACGGGAACTCCTCGAAGTTCTCGAGCGCCTGCACGATCCGCGCAAAGACCGGGAGGCCCCCCTCCTGGCCGGCAAGAATCTGCGCGTAGTCCATGCTTTACTCCTCGATCTGCTCTACCAGGGCCTGCATAATGGCGTCGAAACTCTTCCAGGTCGGGCTCTCCTTGCTCTGGCGGATGATGAAGGGCCGGCCTTCGTCGGCCGCCTTCCGCATCTCGGGATCGAGCGGGATGGCCCCGAGGAACGGGACGCCGAGCTGTTTCGCCTCTCTCTCGCCGCCGCCCTTGCCGAAGATCTCGATCTCTTCATTGCAGTGGGGGCAGACGAACCCGCTCATGTTCTCCACGATACCGAGGACGCGGAGTTCGAGTTTCTTGATGAACTCGGCAGCCTTGCTCGAGTCGAGGACCGCAACGTCCTGCGGGGTCGTGACGATGACGGCTCCGGCGATGTTCGGGGCGAGCTGGGCGATGGTGAGCGCCTCGTCGCCGGTGCCGGGCGGAAGGTCGACGACCAGGTAGTCGAGGTCGCCCCAGTTGACGTCCTCAAGGAACTGCTTGATGACGGTCATCTTCATCGGGCCGCGCCAGATGACGGGGGTGTTGCGCTCGGGAAGGAGGAACGCCATGGAGACGATCGCGAGGCTGCCGGTGACCCTGACCGGCTCGATGATCTTCCCGTCGTAGGACTGGAGGCGGGCGTCCTCGACGCCGAGCATCTTCGGGATGTCCGGGCCGTGAATATCGAGGTCGACGAGGCCCGTGGCATAGCCGCGGTTCGCGAGGGCGTAGGCGAGGTTCGCCGCCACCGTGCTCTTTCCGACCCCGCCTTTTCCGGAGAGGACGAGAACGACATGTTTCACGCTGATCTTGGCCTTCGGGGGCAGGCCCTTCTCGCCTGCATTTCTCGAGTCGTCGCACTTGGTCGCTGACGGGCAGCCGGCGCAGTTCCCGGCGCAGGTTTCCTTATCGGGTTCGTTTGTTTGAGCCATCAGAACTATCCTCCGCGGAATGGGATCCTTCGAGAGAAGGATCTGGAGCTACTATACATTAACGGTAAATGTCACAAAAAGGTATAGGTATTGGCACATAATCCCGTTCCGCCGCCGGGACGCCTTTTCGGGCACGGGGTCATCCTCCGGCGGCGGGGGGAAAGAGGGCGACGGTGTCGCCGTCATCAAGGGGTGTTGCGAGGCCTCCGCTGAAGTGGATGTTCCTGCCGTTCTTCAGGATGTTGACGTAGTCACGGACCACGCCTTCGGGGGTGAAGAGGGCCTCGCCGAGTCCGGGGTACCGGGCGGAGAGGTGGTCGAGCAGGCCGCCGACGGTCGATCCTCCCGGGACCTCCGCATCATGCTCCGCCGGAAGGATGTCCCGGAGCATGGCAAACGCCCTGACCTTTACCTGTATGCGATTCTCCCGGTCCACAGAACTCATCTCGTATGTCAGGCTGATGGCGGCGGCCGGTCTTATTGGTATCGCTCCGGGGGGTGCCTCAATTAAATGTGGTTTCTTTTTGCAGAAAGTTGAATGTTTTAATTTCGCCGTCCGGCAGCCTTATTAGCCCCGAGCGGAGCCTGTAGGCATGGTGATAACCTATGAACGGCTACGCAGAGAAGATCCTCTACGTCGATCTCGCGAGGGAGCGGACGATGGAGGAACCGTTTCCCGAAGAGTGGAGACGGGCGTACATCGGGGGCAGGGGGCTCGGGGTCCGTATCCTCCAGGACCTGGTGGATCCGCGGATCGACCCCCTCGGCCCGGAGAACGTGCTCGTCTTCGCCACCGGGCCGGCCGCAGGAAGCGGCCTCCCGCTCGGGTCGCGGTATGACGTCGTCACGAAATCGCCGCTGACCGGGACGTCGACCAGCGCGAACTCCGGCGGGAAGTTCGGCACCAGCATGAAACGAGCGGGCTACGATGCGGTCGTCTTCCGGGGCCGGGCGGAGCGGCCGGTCTACCTCTTCCTCGATGACGGGCGTGCGGAGCTCCGGGACGCATCGGGGCTCTGGGGGATGACGACGAGCGAGACCTCCGCGGCCCTGCAGGAGGATCTCGGCGACCCCGGCACGAGCGTCGCCTGCATCGGCCCCGCCGGCGAGCGCCTCTCCCGGATCGCCGCCATAATCAACGAGAACTCCCGGGCCGCCGGCCGCGGGGGCGTCGGCGCCGTGATGGGGTCAAAGAACGTAAAGGCGGTCGCGGCCCGGGGGAGCGGCCGGATCACCGTCGCCGACCGCGACCGGTTCCTCGCCCTCAAGAAGGAGGTCGCGGATAAGATCCGGGAGAACGCCATCTCGGGCGGAGGGCTTCCGCGGTTCGGGACGGCCGTCCTCGTGAACATCGTCAACGAGAACTACATCCTCCCGGTCCGGAACTTCCAGAGCGCCCACTTCCCGAAAGCGGAGAAGATCTCGGGCGAGCAGATGGCCGACACCATCCTATCGGGGAAGATGGGGTGCCAGACCTGCGTCATCCAGTGCGGCCGCGACATCGAGATCGAGGGGAAGCGGACGGCGGGGCCGGAGTACGAGACGATCTGGGCGTTCGGCCCCGACTGCGGGATCGACGATCTTCGCGCCGTCTCGGAGGCGAACAACCTCTCTAACGATCTCGGCCTAGACACGATCTCTGCCGGGTCGACGATCGCCTGCGCGATGGAACTCTCGGAGAAGGGCTACATCGACGAAGACGTCCGGTTCGGCGACGCGGAGCAGATGGTCGATCTCGTCCGGCGGATCGCCTACCGCGACGGCATCGGCGACGAGCTTGCCGAAGGCTCTTTCCGCTTCGCGAGGAAGCACGGGCACTCCGAACTCTCCATGAGCGTCAAGCGGCAGGAGCTCCCCGCATACGACCCCAGGGGGCTGCAGGGGCACGGGCTTGCCTACGCGACCTCGGTCAGGGGCGGCGACCACGTTTACGCCTACCTGATCGCCCCCGAGGTGCTTGGATCGCCGGAGAAACTCGACCCTTACTCGAACGAGGGAAAAGCGGTCTGGACGAAGACGTTCCAGGACCTCACGGCATTCATCGACTCGGCGGGAGCCTGCCTCTTCACCTCGTTCCCGCTCGGCGCGGCGGACTATGGGGCCATGGTCTCGGCGGTCACCGGCTACGAGATCGACGCCGCTGGGGTGCTCCGGATCGGCGAGCGGATCTGGAACATGCAGAAACTCTTCAACCTGAGAGCCGGGTGCAGCCGGGAAGACGACACCCTGCCGCCGCGCCTCCTCAACGAACCGCTCACCGAGGGCGCCCCGAAAGGCCGGGTCTGGGAGCGCGAGCCCCTCCTCGACGACTACTACCGGGCCCGGGGGTGGGACCGGGAAGGGCGGCCCACGCCGGAGAAACTCCGCGAACTCGGCATCGGGGAGGAGGCGGTGCCTGCTCCCTGATACGATCTACTTTTTTGTATGCCACCCGCCCGTCGCTTCGGGGATGCAGTCGATCTCGGGGGAGTAGGGCTTGATGTCGAGCACCGGGGTCCCGTCCAGGGCATCGAGCCCCCGGACGATCAGGACGCCGCCTTCCCGCCTGACGAAGTCGACGATCCCGAGGCCGATCGGGTTCGGCCGGGCGGGCGAGCGGGTGGAAAAGACCCCCTTCTCCCGTGTCTCTCCCGGCGGCGTCGCGTGGAGCAGCCCGCGCTCCGCCCTGTCAAGCCAGTAGAGAACGATGAGGTGGCTGCTCCGCTCCACGTCCAGAAGCCCCGGCATGTAGGCGTCGTGGATGTGGATCTCGGCGATGGTATCCGCGAGCCGCCCCTGGCGCGGGGCGTCGCCCCTGACCCGGTAGGGTGACCGGACGACGCCGATGGGGATGCACTCGATCCCGGTCATGCAGCTCCCCTCTCCGCATCGAGCGTCTCGTTGCAGAGGCGGTCCGCGACACAGATGCAGGGATGCTCCCGCGGGACGTTCTCGAACCTGACCTCTGCGAAGTCGCGCATCCGCTGCCGCACCTCGTCGGCGAGGGCCGCCAGGTGGTCTTTCGTGATGCGATACCGGCCGGTGAGCTGGCGGACGACCAGCTCGGAGTCCGACCGGACCGTAAGCCTATCCCGGGTGAACGCCCGGGCGGCCTTCAGGCCGTTGATGATCGCGTGGTACTCGGCCACGTTGTTGGTCGTCTTCCCGATGAACCCGGAAGATCCGGCCACGACCGAGCCGCCCCGCACGATCACGTACGCCCAGGCGGCGTCGCCGGGATTTCCCCTCGATGCGCCGTCGGTATACAGCGTCACCGGATCGGCCGTCGCCATCGCGGGAGCCTCCTGCTCTCTTTGCACCATCTGCCGTGATCATCGATCTCTGGAGGGTTATTGGTATCGCTCCCGGTAGGCGGGGGCCGGCCACCGGAAGATGTTAATATCCCCGTGCAGTAAGGGCAGGCCTATGCTGGATTCGGGGCGTATCATTGAGGATAGAGCATTGCGGGACCGCCTGAGCGTCTTCGAGGACCGGACCGATGCGGGGCGGCATCTTGCGGCGACCCTCTCGTCGATGGAGACGCTCGCTGAACCCGTGGTCTGTGCCATCCCTGCCGGGGGCGTGCCTCTCGGGCTTGAGGTGGCGCGGGCGCTCAAGGCCCCGCTCCGGATGGCTGTGGTGCGGAAGGTGCAGGTTCCCTGGAACCCCGAGGCCGGGTTCGGTGCCGTGACCTGGGACGGTCGGGTCTTCCTGAACCGCCCCCTCCTCGCGGGGCTCAATCTCCGGGACGCCGAGGTGAGTGCCGCAGTCGCGAAGGCCAGAAAGAACGTCGAAGAACGGCTGGAGAAGTTCTCCGGCGGCCGGCAGGAGCCGGACCTCGAAGGTCGGGTCGCGATCCTGATCGACGACGGCCTCGCGACCGGGTATACGATGCTCGCCGCGGTCGAGGCGGCCCGGGCCGAGTCGCCCCGCCGGGTCGTCGTGGCGGTTCCCACCGGCTCCCTCCATGCCGTCAACTTCATCGCCCGGAAGGCGGACCTCGTCGTCTGTCTGAACATCCGGACCAGCCCCGCCTTCGCGGTGGCCCAGGCGTACGAGCGCTGGCACGACCTCACCGACCAGGAGGTGGAGGAACTGCTGATCCAGGGGCGGGATATGGGGCTCCTCTGACGCATACGGAGAACGGCCGGCGGAGGATCGCCCCGGTGCCGGAGGCCGGTTGTCGTCCCGCTCGCCGTAACAGGTATATACGGCCTCTCCCCACGGGGTGCCGGAGGCGCACTGCGTATGCAGAGACTGACCATAGAGGTTGATTTCGACCGGTTTCCCCTGGAGCACACCTGCGACGGGGAGGATCTCTCCCCGCGGATCACCGTCCGGGGGTCGGATGCCCCCTATCTTGCCGTCATCGTGGACGACCCGGACGCGCCGAGGGGCACGTTCACCCACTGGCTCGCCTGGAACATCCCGTCGGCCGGCGAGATCCCGGCGGGCGTCCCCCCCGAGCCCCGGGTCTCCCATCCGATCCGGGCCGTCCAGGGAACGAACGACTTCCGGAGGACCGGCTATGCAGGTCCCTGTCCCCCGAAGGGGGCGTCGCACCGCTTCTTCGTCAGGGTCTGGGGGGTGGAGAAGGAACTCGACCTCCCGCCGGGGGGCGG encodes:
- a CDS encoding Mrp/NBP35 family ATP-binding protein, coding for MAQTNEPDKETCAGNCAGCPSATKCDDSRNAGEKGLPPKAKISVKHVVLVLSGKGGVGKSTVAANLAYALANRGYATGLVDLDIHGPDIPKMLGVEDARLQSYDGKIIEPVRVTGSLAIVSMAFLLPERNTPVIWRGPMKMTVIKQFLEDVNWGDLDYLVVDLPPGTGDEALTIAQLAPNIAGAVIVTTPQDVAVLDSSKAAEFIKKLELRVLGIVENMSGFVCPHCNEEIEIFGKGGGEREAKQLGVPFLGAIPLDPEMRKAADEGRPFIIRQSKESPTWKSFDAIMQALVEQIEE
- a CDS encoding ubiquitin-like small modifier protein 1, with product MSSVDRENRIQVKVRAFAMLRDILPAEHDAEVPGGSTVGGLLDHLSARYPGLGEALFTPEGVVRDYVNILKNGRNIHFSGGLATPLDDGDTVALFPPAAGG
- a CDS encoding aldehyde ferredoxin oxidoreductase family protein, producing MNGYAEKILYVDLARERTMEEPFPEEWRRAYIGGRGLGVRILQDLVDPRIDPLGPENVLVFATGPAAGSGLPLGSRYDVVTKSPLTGTSTSANSGGKFGTSMKRAGYDAVVFRGRAERPVYLFLDDGRAELRDASGLWGMTTSETSAALQEDLGDPGTSVACIGPAGERLSRIAAIINENSRAAGRGGVGAVMGSKNVKAVAARGSGRITVADRDRFLALKKEVADKIRENAISGGGLPRFGTAVLVNIVNENYILPVRNFQSAHFPKAEKISGEQMADTILSGKMGCQTCVIQCGRDIEIEGKRTAGPEYETIWAFGPDCGIDDLRAVSEANNLSNDLGLDTISAGSTIACAMELSEKGYIDEDVRFGDAEQMVDLVRRIAYRDGIGDELAEGSFRFARKHGHSELSMSVKRQELPAYDPRGLQGHGLAYATSVRGGDHVYAYLIAPEVLGSPEKLDPYSNEGKAVWTKTFQDLTAFIDSAGACLFTSFPLGAADYGAMVSAVTGYEIDAAGVLRIGERIWNMQKLFNLRAGCSREDDTLPPRLLNEPLTEGAPKGRVWEREPLLDDYYRARGWDREGRPTPEKLRELGIGEEAVPAP
- the tsaA gene encoding tRNA (N6-threonylcarbamoyladenosine(37)-N6)-methyltransferase TrmO, producing MTGIECIPIGVVRSPYRVRGDAPRQGRLADTIAEIHIHDAYMPGLLDVERSSHLIVLYWLDRAERGLLHATPPGETREKGVFSTRSPARPNPIGLGIVDFVRREGGVLIVRGLDALDGTPVLDIKPYSPEIDCIPEATGGWHTKK
- a CDS encoding ribonuclease HI family protein; this encodes MVQREQEAPAMATADPVTLYTDGASRGNPGDAAWAYVIVRGGSVVAGSSGFIGKTTNNVAEYHAIINGLKAARAFTRDRLTVRSDSELVVRQLTGRYRITKDHLAALADEVRQRMRDFAEVRFENVPREHPCICVADRLCNETLDAERGAA
- a CDS encoding phosphoribosyltransferase, producing the protein MLDSGRIIEDRALRDRLSVFEDRTDAGRHLAATLSSMETLAEPVVCAIPAGGVPLGLEVARALKAPLRMAVVRKVQVPWNPEAGFGAVTWDGRVFLNRPLLAGLNLRDAEVSAAVAKARKNVEERLEKFSGGRQEPDLEGRVAILIDDGLATGYTMLAAVEAARAESPRRVVVAVPTGSLHAVNFIARKADLVVCLNIRTSPAFAVAQAYERWHDLTDQEVEELLIQGRDMGLL
- a CDS encoding YbhB/YbcL family Raf kinase inhibitor-like protein, with the translated sequence MQRLTIEVDFDRFPLEHTCDGEDLSPRITVRGSDAPYLAVIVDDPDAPRGTFTHWLAWNIPSAGEIPAGVPPEPRVSHPIRAVQGTNDFRRTGYAGPCPPKGASHRFFVRVWGVEKELDLPPGGGRARLENALAAAATGYGETMAVYSRRTAIETPPGRGTRT